A genomic stretch from Candidatus Baltobacteraceae bacterium includes:
- a CDS encoding HAMP domain-containing sensor histidine kinase — MATLCYALLAIAWAVDLVTPQLFVAAILLNGPIALSALALRPSLTVRLVVLAEIANVVAGYVNGLADGGHWETIAVADRVLAAASFLLVGALTLRAQLNARRAGEGAERERQIQRERALRRAMEQVRASLNMEIVMRNAVREAQRITAAPRVLLLIRATSLDVPDSYEYASEGEVTLKREPLAPEITSVVESARARGGVLTVGANDPLASMLGEAVSAAAIELDTGTVALIIGWGARTPTPEEQDAVRDFVDNLAIALQQARLFIRLAEQNEEIRRGRTELQNRSEVIRDIVYALAHDLRTPLVAADVTMNQALEGAYGELPERYRHILQTTRESTANLRRLVDTLLLVARYEAGEDSRRFRREEIAPLLERVAGELQPVAAAKGVRLTVAPVDAELVIEADEDEIRRALTNLVANAIEATPANGSVGVETFVNDGRLTVSVVDDGYGVAPERRAALFQRFGGVRAGGGTGLGLYIVRRIAEKYQGHATYEPREPRGSRFSIELPLDGARA; from the coding sequence ATGGCCACTCTCTGCTACGCGCTTTTGGCAATTGCGTGGGCCGTCGATCTGGTAACACCGCAGCTTTTTGTCGCAGCGATACTGCTCAACGGGCCGATCGCGCTGTCGGCGCTTGCGCTGCGGCCTTCGTTGACCGTTCGGTTGGTCGTGCTGGCGGAAATTGCGAACGTCGTGGCAGGTTACGTCAATGGGCTCGCTGATGGCGGACATTGGGAGACGATCGCAGTCGCCGATCGCGTGCTCGCCGCGGCGAGCTTTTTGCTGGTCGGGGCGTTGACGTTGCGGGCCCAGCTAAACGCGCGGCGCGCCGGCGAAGGCGCCGAGCGGGAACGGCAAATTCAACGCGAGCGCGCGTTGCGCCGCGCGATGGAACAGGTTCGCGCGAGCCTGAACATGGAGATCGTCATGCGCAATGCGGTGCGCGAGGCGCAGCGCATCACCGCAGCGCCGCGCGTGCTGCTCCTGATCCGCGCCACCTCGCTGGACGTGCCCGATTCGTACGAGTACGCCTCCGAGGGCGAGGTAACGCTCAAACGCGAACCGCTTGCGCCCGAGATCACATCGGTCGTCGAGAGCGCTCGCGCACGCGGCGGCGTCTTGACGGTCGGGGCGAACGACCCGCTCGCAAGCATGCTCGGCGAAGCGGTTTCGGCGGCAGCGATCGAGCTGGACACCGGCACGGTTGCGCTGATCATCGGCTGGGGCGCACGCACGCCGACGCCCGAGGAACAAGACGCCGTTCGAGATTTCGTGGACAATCTCGCAATTGCGCTGCAACAAGCTCGTCTCTTTATTCGCTTGGCCGAACAGAACGAGGAGATACGCCGAGGGCGCACCGAGCTGCAGAACCGCAGCGAGGTGATTCGCGACATCGTCTATGCGCTCGCGCACGACCTGCGTACGCCGCTCGTCGCCGCGGATGTAACGATGAATCAAGCGCTCGAAGGCGCATACGGCGAATTGCCGGAGCGGTATCGGCACATTCTGCAAACGACGCGCGAATCGACCGCGAACCTGCGCCGTTTGGTCGACACGCTGCTGCTGGTCGCGCGTTATGAGGCGGGTGAAGATTCGCGCCGGTTTCGACGCGAAGAAATTGCGCCGTTGCTCGAACGCGTGGCCGGCGAATTGCAGCCGGTGGCCGCCGCCAAAGGCGTGCGGCTCACCGTCGCGCCCGTCGACGCGGAGCTCGTGATCGAAGCGGACGAGGACGAGATACGCCGCGCGCTCACGAACCTGGTCGCCAACGCGATCGAGGCAACGCCGGCAAACGGGAGCGTCGGCGTCGAAACGTTTGTCAATGACGGGCGCCTGACCGTAAGCGTCGTCGACGATGGTTACGGCGTAGCCCCCGAACGGCGCGCAGCGTTGTTCCAGCGCTTCGGCGGGGTGCGCGCCGGCGGAGGAACGGGCTTGGGACTCTATATCGTGCGCCGCATCGCGGAAAAGTACCAAGGCCATGCGACCTACGAACCGCGCGAGCCGCGCGGCAGCCGGTTTTCGATCGAACTCCCGCTCGACGGTGCGCGAGCGTGA
- a CDS encoding bifunctional helix-turn-helix transcriptional regulator/GNAT family N-acetyltransferase yields the protein MPLPVERVRRFNRFYTRYVGALQKDFLESPFSLAEASVLYELAQSDNLTATELGKMLRLDNGYLSRILRDFVHRGLARRKRSASDARQSHLFLTAKGREAFASLDRRQHEKVAAALDDITDDQQARLGEAMRTIETILGGQSTGDESYVLRTTLRPGDIGWVTERQGVLYAREYGWNEEAEALFARILAGFVENFDAKRERCWIAERGGINVGCIFLVKKSATIAQLRLLHVEAHARGHGIGRRLVQECVEFARRAGYKKMILWTNDVLHAARHLYEEAGFRLVKEERHRSFGKDLVGQYWERALQGPV from the coding sequence ATGCCTCTGCCGGTCGAGCGCGTCCGCCGGTTCAATCGGTTTTACACGCGATACGTCGGGGCGCTGCAGAAAGACTTTCTCGAAAGCCCGTTCTCGCTGGCGGAAGCAAGCGTACTCTACGAGCTCGCCCAAAGCGATAACCTCACCGCGACCGAGCTCGGTAAGATGCTGCGGCTCGACAACGGTTATCTGAGCCGCATATTGCGCGATTTCGTGCATCGCGGCTTGGCTCGTCGCAAGCGGTCGGCGAGCGACGCACGTCAGAGCCACCTCTTTCTGACCGCGAAAGGACGCGAAGCCTTCGCGTCGCTCGATCGCCGGCAGCACGAAAAGGTCGCGGCCGCACTCGACGACATCACCGACGATCAGCAAGCTCGTCTCGGCGAGGCCATGCGCACGATCGAGACCATCTTGGGCGGCCAAAGCACGGGTGACGAATCGTACGTGCTCCGCACGACCTTACGGCCGGGCGATATCGGATGGGTCACGGAGCGTCAAGGCGTGCTCTATGCGCGCGAGTACGGCTGGAACGAGGAAGCGGAGGCGCTCTTCGCGCGCATTCTCGCCGGCTTCGTGGAGAACTTCGATGCGAAACGCGAGCGCTGTTGGATCGCCGAGCGCGGCGGCATCAACGTCGGCTGCATCTTTCTCGTCAAGAAGAGCGCGACGATCGCGCAACTGCGTCTGCTGCACGTCGAGGCACACGCACGCGGTCACGGGATCGGCCGGCGGCTCGTGCAGGAATGCGTCGAGTTCGCCCGCCGAGCGGGCTACAAGAAGATGATCTTGTGGACGAACGACGTGCTGCACGCCGCGCGCCATCTCTACGAAGAGGCGGGCTTCCGCCTCGTCAAGGAAGAGCGCCATCGCAGCTTCGGCAAAGATCTCGTCGGGCAGTATTGGGAGCGGGCGCTTCAGGGTCCCGTGTAG
- a CDS encoding response regulator transcription factor gives MSERTRIVIVEDHALTREGMKTALLTAFDVVGEAGDGVEGYELVVAERPDVAIVDLGLPGIDGIELTKRIRADAPGTHVVIMTMIDVEGEVLAALAAGADAYCLKSSPVSVLIDAVRIAGEGGAYFDPRIAHVVLSRFSSRTAPTPAAGSPLTPREVEVLRSIADGKANTEIAALLNIGLGTVKGHIRDILEKLSAADRTQAAVVALRKGFI, from the coding sequence GTGAGCGAACGAACGCGTATCGTCATCGTCGAAGATCACGCGCTGACGCGCGAGGGAATGAAGACCGCGCTGCTGACCGCGTTCGACGTGGTGGGTGAGGCCGGCGACGGCGTCGAGGGCTACGAGCTCGTCGTCGCAGAACGGCCGGACGTTGCGATCGTCGATCTGGGGCTGCCGGGCATCGACGGAATCGAATTGACCAAACGGATCCGCGCCGACGCACCGGGCACGCACGTCGTGATCATGACGATGATCGACGTGGAAGGAGAAGTGCTGGCCGCGCTCGCCGCGGGGGCGGACGCCTACTGTTTGAAATCCTCGCCGGTTTCCGTCCTGATCGACGCGGTGCGCATTGCCGGTGAGGGCGGCGCGTATTTCGACCCGCGCATCGCGCACGTGGTGCTCTCGCGCTTCTCATCGCGGACGGCCCCCACGCCGGCCGCCGGTTCGCCGCTGACGCCGCGCGAAGTCGAGGTTTTACGCTCGATCGCCGACGGAAAGGCGAATACCGAAATTGCCGCGTTGCTGAACATCGGCCTCGGCACGGTCAAGGGACACATCCGCGACATCTTGGAGAAGCTTTCCGCCGCCGACCGAACGCAAGCCGCCGTCGTTGCGTTGCGAAAGGGATTTATTTAG
- a CDS encoding TrkA family potassium uptake protein yields MFILIVGGGKVGSYLTRALLNQHHEVVVVEKIERKAKTLDTLVDRQVTVVGDGCDPTVLEAAGVARADVVVADTGDDEDNLVVVLLTKKKSKARCIARVNNPSNKQIFDSLDGADPVTVISSTEIILDVLNEHVNAASYSAALETMHLFGRGNLSLVRISVPEGSVAADHSLADLSLPRNSVIVAIERESDDSIVIPTGETQLHAGDRIVAVCKNGAAEKLQAVFTRHLSAK; encoded by the coding sequence GTGTTTATTCTGATAGTAGGCGGCGGCAAGGTCGGCTCGTACCTGACGCGGGCGCTGCTCAACCAGCACCACGAGGTCGTCGTAGTCGAGAAGATCGAGCGCAAAGCCAAGACCCTCGATACGCTGGTCGACCGCCAGGTAACGGTGGTCGGCGACGGCTGTGACCCGACGGTGCTCGAAGCGGCCGGGGTCGCGCGCGCCGACGTGGTGGTTGCCGATACCGGGGACGATGAAGACAATCTGGTCGTCGTGCTGCTCACCAAGAAGAAATCGAAGGCGCGCTGCATCGCGCGCGTCAACAATCCCAGCAACAAGCAGATCTTCGATTCGCTCGACGGTGCCGATCCGGTCACCGTCATCTCCTCGACCGAGATCATTCTCGACGTGCTCAACGAGCACGTCAACGCGGCGAGCTACTCCGCGGCGCTCGAGACGATGCACCTGTTCGGGCGCGGCAATCTGAGCCTGGTGCGTATCAGCGTTCCCGAGGGATCGGTCGCCGCCGATCACTCGCTCGCCGATCTCTCCCTTCCGCGCAACAGCGTGATCGTGGCGATCGAACGCGAGAGCGACGACTCGATCGTCATCCCGACCGGCGAAACGCAACTACACGCCGGCGACCGCATCGTCGCGGTCTGCAAGAACGGCGCAGCCGAAAAACTCCAAGCCGTTTTCACCCGTCACCTCTCCGCTAAATAA
- the uvrC gene encoding excinuclease ABC subunit UvrC yields MNAAPLEQTLSQIPDAPGVYQMVGRGGEILYIGKAVSLRSRVRSYFQDSAAHHPRTQAMVERVVDVRTIVVTNEIEALILEANLIKRYQPPFNVRLRDDKRYPYLKVTNEHFPRVVFTRIVKDDGARYFGPYTNAKALRELIDLVRLVFPLRTCREPIDGRRKRPCLQYHIKRCLAPCVGYQSEEDYDAMIDEVVLFLEGKQDSLLRRLQREMTEAADHLNFEAAARLRDRIVHVRQVTEDQMVVWKSRLDMDLIASARAQGQACMQVFMVRGGKLIAQEYFILDGVHEQPDAELMGEFLVQFYTARTASAAEPAGVSALPSRVARDVQVPVPEKARSRTRETGAAAVPKEVLVQSLPGDDHGVIESWLSQLKGQRVRILQPQRGERAEYLRLVRKNAEQNLRAFLVHQEVQESAQARALTELADALELPEPPHRIECYDISNIQGTNPVASMVVFVEGRAKKSDYRKFKIQYDRGPNDFAMMQETLRRRLRYLRHETDETVDKTEKQLAKKEKFNKKPDLLLIDGGKGQLGAVVEVMEELDMTGLAVAGLAKEHEWLYVPGNPDPIVLAPNSPGLHLIMRIRDEAHRFAVTYHRQRRGKAMTRSSLDTLAGVGPVRRKRLLAEFGSVAAIKRASVDEIAAVKGMNATLAAQIKNALEGSS; encoded by the coding sequence ATGAACGCGGCGCCTCTCGAGCAGACGCTCTCGCAAATTCCCGACGCTCCCGGCGTTTACCAGATGGTCGGACGCGGCGGTGAGATTCTCTATATCGGCAAGGCCGTCTCGCTGCGCAGCCGCGTGCGCTCCTATTTTCAGGATTCGGCGGCGCATCATCCGCGCACCCAGGCGATGGTGGAACGCGTGGTCGACGTACGCACGATCGTCGTCACCAACGAGATCGAAGCGTTGATCCTCGAAGCGAACCTGATCAAGCGCTACCAGCCGCCGTTCAACGTGCGCTTGCGCGACGACAAGCGCTATCCCTACTTGAAGGTAACGAACGAACACTTTCCGCGCGTGGTTTTCACTCGCATCGTCAAAGACGACGGCGCGCGTTACTTCGGTCCGTACACCAACGCCAAAGCGCTGCGCGAACTGATCGATCTGGTGCGCTTGGTCTTTCCGCTACGCACCTGCCGCGAGCCCATCGACGGACGGCGCAAGCGCCCGTGCCTGCAGTATCATATCAAACGCTGCCTCGCGCCGTGCGTCGGTTATCAGAGCGAAGAAGACTACGACGCGATGATCGACGAGGTCGTGCTGTTTCTCGAAGGCAAACAGGATTCGCTCTTGCGGCGCTTGCAGCGCGAGATGACCGAAGCGGCCGACCATTTGAACTTCGAAGCGGCCGCGCGATTGCGCGATCGCATCGTGCACGTTCGCCAAGTCACCGAAGACCAGATGGTGGTGTGGAAGTCGCGCCTGGACATGGATTTGATCGCCTCGGCGCGCGCGCAAGGCCAAGCGTGCATGCAAGTCTTCATGGTGCGCGGCGGCAAGTTGATCGCGCAGGAATACTTCATCCTCGACGGCGTGCACGAGCAGCCCGACGCCGAGCTGATGGGCGAGTTTCTCGTGCAATTCTACACCGCGCGCACCGCGAGCGCCGCCGAGCCGGCGGGCGTTTCGGCGCTGCCCTCGCGCGTCGCGAGGGACGTGCAGGTGCCCGTTCCCGAAAAGGCGCGCTCGCGTACGCGCGAAACCGGCGCCGCCGCGGTTCCGAAGGAGGTGCTGGTGCAGAGTCTGCCCGGCGACGATCACGGCGTGATCGAATCCTGGCTCTCGCAGCTCAAGGGCCAGCGCGTGCGTATCCTGCAGCCGCAGCGCGGCGAGCGGGCCGAGTATCTGCGCCTGGTGCGCAAGAACGCCGAGCAGAATCTGCGCGCGTTCCTCGTGCATCAGGAGGTGCAGGAGAGCGCGCAGGCGCGCGCGCTCACCGAACTGGCCGACGCGCTCGAACTTCCCGAACCGCCGCATCGCATCGAGTGCTACGACATCTCGAACATCCAAGGGACCAATCCGGTCGCCTCGATGGTCGTCTTCGTCGAAGGCCGCGCCAAGAAGAGCGATTACCGCAAGTTCAAGATTCAATACGACCGCGGTCCGAACGATTTCGCGATGATGCAGGAGACGCTGCGCCGGCGTTTGCGCTATCTGCGTCACGAAACCGACGAGACCGTCGACAAGACCGAAAAGCAGCTCGCGAAGAAAGAGAAGTTCAACAAAAAGCCGGATCTGCTCCTGATCGACGGCGGCAAGGGACAGCTCGGCGCGGTGGTCGAGGTGATGGAAGAACTCGATATGACCGGTTTAGCGGTGGCTGGACTGGCGAAAGAACACGAGTGGCTCTACGTTCCCGGGAATCCGGACCCGATCGTGCTCGCCCCCAACTCGCCCGGCTTGCATTTGATCATGCGCATTCGCGACGAAGCACACCGCTTCGCGGTCACCTACCATCGGCAGCGCCGGGGCAAAGCGATGACACGCTCCTCGCTCGATACCCTCGCAGGCGTCGGGCCTGTGCGCCGCAAACGGCTTCTCGCGGAGTTCGGCTCCGTGGCGGCGATCAAACGCGCGAGCGTGGATGAGATCGCGGCGGTGAAGGGTATGAATGCAACCCTGGCCGCACAAATCAAGAACGCTTTGGAAGGGAGTTCCTGA
- a CDS encoding phage holin family protein, translated as MHWLLRFLITAAALWLIAVYVPGFHMNSWVDALIAAVIFGLVNAIIGPILKLISLPLTILTIGLFSIVINWALFALAVWLSPGFKATGAPWPAWESTLVGSIVMMLISIFVTTPLTRSSS; from the coding sequence ATGCACTGGCTGCTTCGCTTTCTGATCACCGCGGCGGCGCTCTGGCTGATCGCGGTCTACGTGCCTGGCTTTCACATGAACTCGTGGGTCGACGCGCTGATCGCGGCCGTGATCTTCGGCTTGGTCAATGCGATCATCGGACCGATTCTCAAATTGATCTCGCTGCCGTTGACGATCCTGACGATCGGGCTTTTCTCGATCGTGATCAATTGGGCGCTCTTCGCGCTGGCCGTCTGGCTCTCGCCCGGTTTCAAGGCGACCGGCGCCCCCTGGCCGGCCTGGGAGTCGACGCTGGTCGGTTCGATCGTCATGATGCTGATCTCGATCTTCGTGACCACCCCGCTCACCCGCTCGTCATCCTGA
- a CDS encoding TrkA family potassium uptake protein, with amino-acid sequence MRYLIVGCGRVGSALAKLLDADGHEVIVVDENPTAFKRLGANFRGHVVVGTGIDYDVLKRAGAASADGFVAVTDGDNRNIMAGLIAQRMFKIGRVVCRIYDPPRGQMYRELGIQTVVPTTVGAKLIRDTLMEAPWDPVHSFDFGKVTSLSAMVPPSEAGKRVGEIERPGRIRIAAIRRANVGVMVATNDLVLEEGDQINAIVAPEAISEFAQLFAGCTPEAVNA; translated from the coding sequence ATGCGATACCTCATCGTGGGGTGCGGACGCGTCGGCTCCGCACTCGCGAAATTACTCGACGCAGACGGTCACGAGGTGATCGTCGTCGACGAGAATCCTACCGCCTTCAAGCGCCTCGGAGCCAACTTCCGCGGGCACGTCGTCGTCGGAACCGGTATCGACTACGATGTGCTCAAACGCGCCGGTGCCGCCTCCGCCGACGGCTTCGTGGCCGTGACCGACGGCGACAACCGCAACATCATGGCGGGCCTGATCGCGCAGCGCATGTTCAAGATCGGTCGCGTCGTATGCCGCATCTACGATCCGCCGCGCGGCCAGATGTATCGCGAACTGGGCATCCAGACCGTCGTGCCCACCACGGTCGGTGCCAAACTGATCCGCGATACGTTGATGGAAGCGCCGTGGGATCCGGTTCATTCCTTCGACTTCGGCAAGGTGACCTCGCTCTCGGCGATGGTTCCGCCGAGCGAGGCGGGCAAGCGCGTCGGCGAAATCGAGCGGCCCGGCCGCATCCGCATCGCGGCGATCCGGCGCGCGAACGTCGGCGTGATGGTTGCTACCAACGATCTCGTGCTCGAGGAAGGCGATCAGATCAACGCGATCGTCGCGCCCGAAGCGATCAGCGAATTCGCGCAGCTCTTCGCGGGCTGCACGCCCGAGGCGGTCAACGCCTAG
- a CDS encoding acetamidase/formamidase family protein, with the protein MSGEHVQHRCGGFFGCGDEQGLGVLRQDLAEQSYTARAADRLTHMDEIDQGALDDRLTARRRSQRELWKSSAFMRILAAIGPWFAKRADASSTGGDGSRRMPQNEGRVHVVECTSETTQLGVYDTTLPPIFAIDSDDVISCRDTWSHFLNAMQPGVPIEKLVEIRVSHPGHGPHSIIGPIWVNDAQPGDVLEIRYQRLEPYPWAAVFNNPGALETGLLPTDFPHGQIKYVDLDLSAMQAEFLPRVHVPLKPFQGTLGVAPPDGFYPPLRPGVTSSVPPGPHAGNVDLSEMSEGSIMYIPVWKPGALLFTGDSHAVQGDGEINLSALETRMKEMRIQVVLHKNKNFAWPIAETETHWIVLGLDKDLNLAMTAAARNAITFLSTRANMTELDAYALLSIAGNFRVTQVVDIVRGVHAMIPKSLFAADFRPQITVV; encoded by the coding sequence ATGAGCGGCGAGCATGTTCAGCACCGGTGCGGCGGCTTTTTCGGTTGCGGTGACGAGCAAGGCCTGGGCGTGTTGCGCCAAGACCTTGCCGAGCAATCGTACACGGCACGTGCGGCGGATCGTCTCACGCACATGGACGAGATCGATCAAGGTGCGCTCGATGACCGCCTGACCGCGCGCCGGCGCTCGCAACGCGAGCTTTGGAAATCGAGCGCGTTCATGCGAATTCTGGCGGCGATCGGACCGTGGTTTGCGAAACGGGCCGATGCGTCGAGCACGGGCGGCGACGGTTCGCGACGCATGCCGCAAAACGAGGGCCGCGTCCACGTGGTCGAGTGCACGTCGGAGACGACCCAGCTCGGCGTGTACGATACGACGCTGCCGCCAATCTTCGCGATCGACTCCGACGACGTGATCAGCTGCCGCGACACGTGGTCGCATTTCCTCAACGCAATGCAGCCGGGCGTGCCGATCGAAAAGCTCGTGGAGATTCGCGTCAGCCATCCCGGACATGGCCCGCACTCGATCATCGGGCCGATCTGGGTGAATGACGCGCAACCCGGCGACGTGCTCGAGATTCGGTATCAGCGCCTCGAACCGTACCCGTGGGCCGCGGTCTTCAACAATCCCGGCGCGCTCGAGACGGGACTGCTCCCGACCGACTTCCCGCACGGCCAGATCAAGTACGTCGATCTCGATTTGAGCGCGATGCAGGCGGAGTTTCTGCCGCGAGTGCACGTGCCGCTCAAGCCGTTCCAAGGGACGCTCGGCGTCGCGCCGCCGGATGGCTTTTACCCGCCGTTGCGACCCGGCGTCACGAGCTCGGTTCCACCCGGGCCGCACGCCGGAAACGTCGATTTGAGTGAGATGTCCGAAGGCTCGATCATGTACATCCCGGTGTGGAAGCCGGGCGCGCTGCTCTTTACCGGCGATTCGCACGCGGTTCAAGGAGACGGCGAAATCAACTTATCGGCGCTCGAGACGCGCATGAAGGAGATGCGCATTCAGGTCGTGCTGCACAAGAACAAGAACTTCGCCTGGCCGATCGCCGAAACGGAAACGCACTGGATCGTGCTGGGTTTGGACAAGGATCTGAACCTGGCGATGACCGCGGCCGCACGCAACGCGATCACGTTCCTCTCGACGCGCGCGAACATGACCGAGTTGGACGCCTATGCGCTGCTCAGCATCGCCGGAAACTTCCGCGTCACGCAAGTGGTCGACATCGTCCGCGGTGTCCACGCGATGATTCCGAAGAGCCTATTCGCGGCGGACTTCCGGCCGCAGATCACGGTCGTGTAG
- a CDS encoding Clp protease N-terminal domain-containing protein codes for MFERFGPASLRVLRVAEQECRNHNHYYVGAEHLMVALLEERDPQILHDLDADGIDVSELHADVRRHLGAGEDRLWEGILVTPRVRKIIALAESYAGEAPVEPAHLLRAVRAEGGSLAAEILRRSAHRNSATGT; via the coding sequence TTGTTCGAGAGATTTGGTCCGGCGTCGCTGCGCGTGTTGCGCGTTGCCGAGCAAGAATGCCGTAACCACAATCATTACTACGTCGGTGCCGAGCACCTGATGGTGGCTCTGCTCGAAGAACGCGATCCGCAAATTCTCCACGATTTGGATGCCGACGGGATCGACGTGAGCGAACTGCACGCCGACGTGCGCCGCCATTTGGGCGCGGGCGAGGACCGCCTGTGGGAGGGCATCTTGGTGACGCCGCGCGTTCGCAAGATCATCGCTCTGGCGGAAAGCTACGCGGGCGAGGCGCCGGTGGAACCGGCGCACCTGCTGCGGGCGGTGCGCGCCGAGGGCGGGAGCCTGGCCGCGGAGATCCTGCGCCGCAGCGCGCACCGAAACTCGGCGACCGGAACGTAG
- a CDS encoding DedA family protein translates to MEHLHQVAVSLIDHYGYGGLYVVLLLGNVGAPVGAEIIMPLAGALTATGHLPFIWLTVVVAVLGEVSGGTIGYLVGRFGGRPLIDRYGCYVHLSHANLDRVHGFFERYGSFAIFICRFIPVIRGIVSIPAGLAEMNLAQFYLWYALGSAVFCGVLVWVGMALGRNLHTVLPFVH, encoded by the coding sequence GTGGAACACCTCCATCAGGTCGCGGTATCGCTGATCGACCATTACGGCTACGGCGGCCTGTACGTCGTGCTGTTGCTCGGGAACGTCGGGGCGCCGGTGGGTGCTGAGATCATCATGCCGTTGGCCGGCGCGCTCACTGCTACCGGGCATCTTCCATTCATCTGGCTCACGGTGGTCGTGGCGGTGCTGGGCGAAGTCTCCGGCGGCACGATCGGGTATCTGGTCGGACGATTCGGCGGGCGGCCGCTGATCGACCGGTATGGATGCTACGTGCATCTGAGCCATGCCAATCTGGACCGGGTGCACGGCTTCTTCGAGCGCTACGGCAGTTTTGCGATCTTCATCTGCCGCTTCATCCCGGTGATTCGCGGGATCGTCTCGATTCCGGCCGGGTTGGCCGAGATGAACCTGGCCCAGTTCTATCTCTGGTACGCGCTCGGATCCGCGGTTTTTTGCGGCGTGCTGGTATGGGTGGGCATGGCGCTCGGGCGCAACCTTCATACGGTGCTGCCCTTCGTACATTAA